One window of Schistocerca gregaria isolate iqSchGreg1 unplaced genomic scaffold, iqSchGreg1.2 ptg000182l, whole genome shotgun sequence genomic DNA carries:
- the LOC126304652 gene encoding rho-related protein racB-like: MAMQSVKLVVVGDGAVGKTCLLIAYTSNSFPKEYVPTVFDNYNANVRVADKTVSLSLWDTAGQEDYDRLRPLSYPQTDVFLICFSVISPTSFSNVRTKWWPEVTHHCPGAKIILVGTKLDLREDNDKLESLKEKGLSPVTTEQGRDMANEIKAVNFMECSALTQKCLKEVFDEAIRAVVLPSRNQKVSKRGRAACILL; this comes from the exons ATGGCTATGCAA AGTGTTAAACTAGTCGTAGTCGGCGACGGCGCTGTCGGTAAAACATGCCTTCTTATTGCCTACACAAGTAATTCCTTTCCCAAGGAATATGTTCCTACAGT GTTTGACAATTATAATGCCAACGTCCGAGTAGCCGACAAAACAGTAAGTCTGTCCCTCTGGGATACTGCTG GTCAGGAGGATTATGATCGACTGAGACCTCTAAGCTATCCTCAGACCGATGTATTTTTGATCTGCTTTAGTGTTATTTCTCCTACTTCTTTTTCTAATGTTCGAACGAAG TGGTGGCCAGAAGTTactcat CATTGTCCCGGTGCAAAAATCATTCTGGTTGGCACTAAACTAGATCTCCGAGAAGACAACGATAAATTAGAATCCCTTAAAGAGAAGGGTCTATCTCCTGTTACGACTGAGCAAGGAAGGGACATGGCTAACGAGATTAAAGCTGTTAACTTTATGGAATGTTCTGCATTAACACAGAAATGTTTGAAGGAAGTGTTTGATGAGGCTATTAGAGCTGTCGTATTGCCATCTAGAAACCAAAAAGTATCAAAACGTGGTCGTGCTGCTTGCATCCTCTTGTAA
- the LOC126304650 gene encoding uncharacterized protein LOC126304650 isoform X1 yields the protein MLGRLKSSRLDFLKASEGRIPKHLATRIAKCDDLTALSNIVKNVVQLRGTTHKGRINTIVDYYANQKNNVITNLLQRVSQIKPILTPEYYSRRIITVRFMSYDKRCHVAGLRLSMAAKLMNIPCSGPIGLPRHIKRWTVLKSPFKYKRHQETFEQRFMRSIVTLDVRDKGDLMEKLIKFIKCTAYKGVDISITTRRFIETDQLYTNPYVKEKIGWISEKDMENQIDYASCELNSNVLSRASQKVPINNEDIVKENIIRI from the coding sequence ATGTTAGGGCGTTTGAAGTCTTCCCGACTTGATTTTTTAAAAGCCTCTGAGGGCAGGATTCCAAAACACTTGGCCACTCGTATTGCCAAATGTGACGACTTAACCGCACTCTCAAATATTGTAAAAAATGTTGTTCAGCTCAGGGGCACTACACACAAGGGCAGAATAAACACTATTGTTGACTATTATGCAAACCAGAAGAATAATGTCATCACCAACCTACTCCAACGCGTTTCCCAAATAAAACCCATTCTGACTCCGGAATATTACTCTCGCAGAATCATCACCGTGCGTTTTATGTCCTATGATAAGAGATGTCATGTAGCAGGTTTACGACTATCTATGGCCGCTAAGTTGATGAACATTCCGTGTAGTGGGCCTATCGGTTTACCTAGACACATCAAACGTTGGACTGTTCTGAAATCCCCATtcaaatacaaaaggcaccaagaAACGTTCGAACAGCGATTTATGCGATCAATCGTAACACTGGACGTCAGAGACAAAGGCGATTTGATGGAAAAATTGATAAAATTTATAAAGTGTACGGCTTACAAAGGTGTAGATATCAGCATCACAACAAGACGTTTCATTGAAACAGATCAGCTCTATACGAATCCATATGTCAAAGAGAAAATAGGGTGGATCTCAGAAAAAGATATGGAAAACCAGATAGATTACGCAAGTTGCGAGCTGAATTCGAATGTTCTAAGCAGGGCTTCCCAGAAAGTTCCAATCAACAACGAGGATATTGTAAAAGAAAACATAATCCGAATATAA
- the LOC126304650 gene encoding uncharacterized protein LOC126304650 isoform X2, whose amino-acid sequence MQANTNPFKYPPLQQNMLGSPPFSIPTPSFMKNMLVRYSGDFNAYWKILKKYFAGQISKVEFQAKISKILTSKEKVALHNWFILSILKAAYSGYIAQQKTKNPALKKHTENFKVIQKNQAFRTRMLRIASQYNIQNISEEAISMLVIGLHQHILRSLSASQPDVVEVPPFEDTPPGYSVLETTAPDEITGKSLEYAIWRKPGILYDSQNIIEHRLSIERSA is encoded by the exons ATGCAAGCAAATACAAACCCGTTTAAATACCCTCCTCTACAGCAAAATATGCTCGGATCGCCACCCTTTTCTATCCCAACACCTAGTTTTATGAAGAATATGCTAGTTAGGTATTCCGGTGATTTCAACGCATATTGGAAAATcttgaaaaaatattttgctgGGCAAATAAGCAAGGTTGAATTTCAGGCTAAAATCTCGAAAATTTTGACGTCGAAAGAAAAAG TGGCATTGCATAATTGGTTCATCCTCAGTATTCTAAAGGCGGCATATTCGGGCTATATAGCtcagcaaaaaacaaaaaatccaGCTTTGAAAAAGCACACAGAAAATTTCAAGGTCATACAAAAAAATCAAGCTTTCCGAACTCGAATGCTTCGAATAGCCTCACAGTATAACATTCAAAATATATCGGAAGAGGCTATTTCGATGCTTGTGATTGGACTGCATCAGCACATATTAAGATCATTATCTGCATCGCAGCCGGATGTTGTAGAGGTGCCTCCATTTGAAGACACACCTCCAGGATATAGCGTTTTAGAAACGACGGCTCCAGATGAAATCACGGGAAAAAGTCTGGAATACGCTATTTGGAGAAAGCCGGGAATCTTATATGACAGTCAGAATATCATAGAACATCGCTTGTCAATAGAGCGGTCTGCATAG
- the LOC126304702 gene encoding 60S ribosomal protein L34-like, with protein sequence MVQRLTRRNRHSYNTRSNRLKVVRTPGNRLVYQRLKKVAKGPSCGDCGGKIHGIPHLRPIEYKRLPRRKRTVSRAYGGSRCSNCVRNRIIRAFLVEEQKIVKSFLKAKKKEKQIKKPKSKK encoded by the coding sequence ATGGTACAACGTCTCACTCGTCGTAATCGCCATAGTTATAATACCAGGTCCAACAGACTAAAAGTCGTCAGGACACCCGGTAATCGACTTGTTTACCAACGCCTCAAAAAAGTTGCCAAGGGCCCTTCCTGTGGTGATTGTGGTGGCAAGATACACGGAATTCCTCATCTTCGGCCGATTGAATACAAACGCTTACCTCGCCGAAAACGAACTGTTTCCCGTGCCTATGGAGGAAGCAGATGCTCTAATTGCGTCCGTAATCGTATTATCCGTGCGTTTTTAGTCGAAGAACAAAAGATCGTAAAAAGCTTCCTTAAGgcaaagaagaaagaaaagcaaaTAAAGAAGCCTAAAAGCAAAAAGTAG
- the LOC126304668 gene encoding uncharacterized protein LOC126304668 has protein sequence MVSFICDGCQDTVKKSKLQQHYNRCGEDFNCIDCHQRFSGRSWISHTSCISEEEKVKARPMHNNKKRESTERTDSLEQKHCDEAEGKSSSHKKPKKNSSHKKDNASDPDRKHVARDKHSKNIDKEKKKKHSRRIQRSENQNM, from the exons ATGGTAAGCTTTATTTGTGATGGCTGTCAAGATACGGTAAAAAAGTCAAAACTGCAACAGCACTACAATCG CTGCGGTGAAGATTTCAATTGTATAGATTGCCACCAAAGGTTCTCCGGGCGGAGCTGGATTTCGCACACATCATGCATATCGGAGGAGGAAAAAGTCAAGGCGAGGCCTATGCACAATAACAAGAAGAGG GAGTCAACTGAAAGAACAGATTCGTTAGAGCAAAAGCATTGTGACGAAGCTGAAGGAAAAAGCTCTAGTCATAAGAAACCAAAAAAGAATTCAAGCCACAAAAAAGACAACGCCTCTGATCCAGATCGTAAACATGTTGCTCGTGATAAGCATTCCAAGAATATTgacaaagagaagaagaaaaagcatTCTAGAAGAATTCAGCGATCAGAGAATCAGAATATGTAG
- the LOC126304671 gene encoding uncharacterized protein LOC126304671 isoform X2: protein MNLLRGKVEGDKLFFAVGNHMFPKSRYSIGLQLIDHIARKAKSRWFLDKNSFAHVTMVGTSILARPITYIMQLGSAKLVFGSSTHEHDALQPISECLQTEDYKCLEIGTMQPDYLFYDPDVLTSHDIQRAEIQQFFLANKFNEDEQFALEQFLLSKIEETLDSTNQEKGCSYTYHQVMKTVEKLRLKQSITN, encoded by the exons ATGAATCTTTTACGTGGAAAGGTGGAAGGCGACAAGTTG ttttttgccgttggcaATCATATGTTCCCCAAGAGCCGATACAGTATAGGATTACAGCTCATTGATCATATCGCTAGGAAAGCTAAAAGTCGCTGGTTTTTAGATAAGAATTCTTTCGCACACGTCACTATGGTAGGAACGAGCATTTTAGCACGTCCCATAACATATATT ATGCAGCTAGGAAGTGCTAAACTGGTATTTGGCAGTAGTACACATGAACATGATGCACTCCAACCTATTAGTGAATGTCTTCAAACAGAAGATTATAAATGTCTAGAAATCGGTACCATGCAGCCAGATTATCTTTTTTACGATCCAGATGTCTTGACGTCCCACGACATCCAACGAgctgaaattcaacaattttttcTAGCCAACAAATTCAATGAAGATGAACAATTCGCATTAGAACAGTTTTTGCTCTCAAAAATAGAGGAAACATTAGATTCGACGAACCAAGAAAAAGGCTGTTCTTATACCTACCACCAGGTCATGAAGACTGTAGAAAAACTGAGACTTAAACAAAGCATAACAAATTAA
- the LOC126304671 gene encoding peptidyl-tRNA hydrolase-like isoform X1 has product MNLLRGKVEGDKLFFAVGNHMFPKSRYSIGLQLIDHIARKAKSRWFLDKNSFAHVTMVGTSILARPITYIVKENYRSLDALIKNYKLKLDNITVLTYSSKMQLGSAKLVFGSSTHEHDALQPISECLQTEDYKCLEIGTMQPDYLFYDPDVLTSHDIQRAEIQQFFLANKFNEDEQFALEQFLLSKIEETLDSTNQEKGCSYTYHQVMKTVEKLRLKQSITN; this is encoded by the exons ATGAATCTTTTACGTGGAAAGGTGGAAGGCGACAAGTTG ttttttgccgttggcaATCATATGTTCCCCAAGAGCCGATACAGTATAGGATTACAGCTCATTGATCATATCGCTAGGAAAGCTAAAAGTCGCTGGTTTTTAGATAAGAATTCTTTCGCACACGTCACTATGGTAGGAACGAGCATTTTAGCACGTCCCATAACATATATTGTAAAGGAAAACTATCGCTCGCTAGATGCACTGATAAAAAACTACAAACTCAAACTCGACAATATCACTGTTTTAACCTATTCATCGAAGATGCAGCTAGGAAGTGCTAAACTGGTATTTGGCAGTAGTACACATGAACATGATGCACTCCAACCTATTAGTGAATGTCTTCAAACAGAAGATTATAAATGTCTAGAAATCGGTACCATGCAGCCAGATTATCTTTTTTACGATCCAGATGTCTTGACGTCCCACGACATCCAACGAgctgaaattcaacaattttttcTAGCCAACAAATTCAATGAAGATGAACAATTCGCATTAGAACAGTTTTTGCTCTCAAAAATAGAGGAAACATTAGATTCGACGAACCAAGAAAAAGGCTGTTCTTATACCTACCACCAGGTCATGAAGACTGTAGAAAAACTGAGACTTAAACAAAGCATAACAAATTAA
- the LOC126304673 gene encoding SCF ubiquitin ligase complex protein SKP1b-like, protein MPEGLSGSVVKLVSGDGVEIVVAKEIACQSITIKNMLDDLGSEQGSLPIPLHNVSGKILAKVVEWCKYHYEHPIPPETEDKKNERRTDDISSWDRTFCEVEQDLLFELIMAANFLEINPLLDLASKTVANMIKGKTPEEIRKTFGIKNDFTPEEEEQVRKENEWCEEH, encoded by the exons ATGCCTGAAGGCCTCTCTGGTTCTGTTGTCAAGCTTGTATCCGGTGACGGTGTTGAGATAGTCGTTGCAAAAGAG ATTGCTTGCCAATCTATAACGATTAAGAACATGTTAGATG ATTTAGGGAGCGAACAAGGCTCACTGCCTATACCTTTACATAACGTCAGTGGTAAAATTCTCGCTAAAGTAGTTGAATGGTGTAAATATCACTATGAACACCCAATCCCTCCAGAAACAGAAGATAAGAAGAATGAAAGACGAACAGATGACATCTCATCTTGGGACAGGACATTTTGTGAAGTGGAGCAAGATCTGCTATTTGAACTCATCATG GCTGCAAACTTTTTAGAAATCAATCCGCTTTTAGATTTGGCTAGTAAAACTGTTGCTAACATGATCAAG GGCAAAACACCGGAGGAAATCAGGAAAACCTTTGGGATCAAGAACGATTTCACACCCGAAGAAGAAGAACAGGTCCGAAAAGAGAACGAATGGTGTGAAGAACATTAG
- the LOC126304704 gene encoding sepiapterin reductase-like — protein MPELDTQIIVTGASRGIGKNVAVELSGVSHYGSKHFLISSTKLADLEETKECIIKNKNPNLPEPVVDVFPMDFSDIENLDKNIQQFLKPSKTYSRIILINNHGNADPIGLIHNFKFGTKEIKRALDLNVLSFIALTSAVLKNSLNRAEEVYVVNISSLGAIKPIPGWGVYCAGKAARDMFIQVLAAEVEMLKKESPGIKVKAINYAPGVVDTDAYRDAYQKTNELVNTELKFGKPLTASYTSKVLVDLLIRNEWESGSHIDIGDIVNISQ, from the exons ATGCCTGAACTAGATACTCAAATTATTGTCACAGGTGCTTCTCGTGGAATAGGTAAAAATGTCGCAGTGGAACTATCCGGCGTCTCTCATTACggttcaaaacattttttgataagcAGCACTAAGCTAGCTGATCTTGAAGAAACCAAGGAATGCATAATCAAGAATAAAAATCCCAACTTACCAGAGCCTGTTGTTGACGTTTTTCCTATGGATTTTAGTGACATAGAAAATCTAGACAAAAATATTCAGCAGTTTCTCAAACCAAGCAAAACCTATTCTCGTATTATCTTAATTAATAATCACGGCAATGCTGATCCAATAGGTCTTATTCACAACTTCAAATTTGGTACAAAAGAA ATTAAGCGCGCTCTTGACTTGAACGTTTTGAGTTTTATTGCACTTACTTCAGCGGTATTAAAAAATTCTTTAAACCGTGCAGAAGAGGTATATGTTGTCAATATCTCTTCTTTGGGAGCTATAAAGCCCATACCTGGATGGGGTGTTTACTGTGCTGGTAAAGCCGCTAGAGATATGTTTATTCAAGTATTGGCAGCGGAAGTGGAAATGCTTAAAAAAGAATCTCCTGGAATTAAAGTTAAAGCAATAAACTATGCGCCGGGCGTCGTCGATACAGATGCATATAGAGATGCCTACCAAAAAACTAATGAATTGGTTAATACTGAATTGAAATTCGGAAAGCCGTTGACTGCAAGTTATACCAGTAAGGTGTTAGTCGACCTTCTGATTCGGAATGAATGGGAATCTGGGTCTCATATTGATATTGGTGACATCGTCAATATCTCACAATAG
- the LOC126304662 gene encoding uncharacterized protein LOC126304662 → MHSCVIFFLTVIALSNCTFSAYANENAESYVVNEVTSEFRLNDLFVNTDLRDRVHKSELSENYSFCQNDYISNQFCLINTEAHQPTSISKNDINFKFMDNLWETPTESVTKRLNGRHILETDTPVADQTLNNSGLIIAYCIIGVSVALFLIMLCVCAFIDRDDFKGYNAYEPPSTQEQVEKPRAKSKKN, encoded by the exons ATGCAttcttgtgtaattttttttttaacagttataGCTTTATCGAATTGTACATTTTCTGCTTATGCCAACGAAAATGCTGAAAGTTATGTCGTCAACGAAGTAACTTCCGAATTTAGATTAAATGACCTATTCGTCAATACGGACTTGAGAGATAGAGTACATAAATCTGAGTTATCTGAAAACTATTCGTTTTGTCAAAATGATTACATTTCAAATCAGTTTTGCTTAATTAATACTGAGGCTCACCAGCCAACTTCAATTTCcaagaatgatataaattttaaattcaTGGACAATCTATGGGAAACTCCTACGGAATCCGTTACAAAAAGACTGAATGGGCGACATATTTTAGAGACTGATACCCCAGTAGCAGATCAGACTCTCAATAATTCCGGTCTCATTATTGCTTACTGTATTATTGGCGTCAGTGTTGCCCTATTCTTGATTATGCTATGCGTTTGTG CTTTTATTGATAGGGATGACTTTAAAGGGTACAACGCTTACGAACCTCCTTCTACTCAAGAGCAAGTGGAAAAACCCAGAGCGAAATCGAAGAAGAATTGA
- the LOC126304661 gene encoding nuclear pore complex protein Nup85-like produces MHPAENDAITDEYEFYDSDKVIQINLKNVLAKNLTSRWLNSNYISLYNASPRDQYKTTVSQRNPIIQILSWDRIIAGRKLICEFHIIFVNTRTLKPAIRRPVNRDVLEISQRYQESLYSLISSHVPTKQKNSDLEIELSSYGVIGMIWNIAEIALFTDEPVLPGLLNWVYAYFSPRLKEEKIDNWTHSTCPQKDPEYWELVYAYAIRGMIRELMQLLSLYSVEGEQDSASLYSITGKSVLSQLNHILKDIPLLTKQETIQSAWTKWKMSLTDLIHQVESMKPQLPRNLVILLLILSGDINVLKQYSDNWAILLVSQIIYKHQTFKPLQLKSILEASIKCTLLPDGSIQELAGLDSNTNNLVMAVIKRDIKKIVHLILERENWWFAVHFLDLLYMANLVPDTYDRYFVDDGNPSLREYTVLEYSKTLSSNNMPIRIIADYLACCTMYGKVHLTYYLAHQPIKSQKDAAKLMSLCSVFGLNESNGVTKTISHVMMRQSLRHKHILGALSWSCKSCKWQTEKLVESVLDKFVISFVNVPIDDVDNPRFIYRLFRMQNTFNLLMSTMRHISPKVHFLNFYSEALDAYKKREYRQAETLLIEAISLEGAPKKSWLLLIENCMHIALQALPSATEYALTPKNICVLIERLEELLLDKNSEKWFENFRGCQGIQILNLKAYESFKPSIECTFKKKIDSLRLALMQLLKDAILEGK; encoded by the exons ATGCATCCGGCTGAGAACGATGCAATCACAGATGAATACGAATTTTATGACTCAGACAAAGTCATTCAAATCAATCTGAAAAATGTATTGGCTAAGAACCTCACTTCGCGCTGGCTAAACAGCAACTATATTTCACTTTACAATGCTTCACCTCGTGACCAATATAAA acGACTGTATCTCAGCGAAATCCGATTATACAAATACTAAGCTGGGACCGGATAATAGCTGGACGCAAA CTGATCTGCGAATTTCACATAATATTCGTAAATACAAGGACTCTGAAACCAGCTATCCGACGCCCTGTCAATAGAGATGTCTTAGAGATAAGTCAAAGATATCAAGAAAGCTTGTACTCTCTAATATCGAGTCATGTACCAACCAAGCAAAAAAATAG CGATTTGGAAATTGAGCTGTCCTCCTACGGAGTGATAGGTATGATATGGAATATCGCCGAGATCGCTTTGTTTACCGATGAACCTGTGTTACCAGGACTTCTCAACTGGGTATATGCATACTTTTCTCCGAGATTAAAGGAAGAGAAAATAGATAACTGGACACACTCGACCTGTCCACAAAAGGATCCGGAATACTGGGAACTCGTTTATGCCTATGCTATTCGGGGGATGATAAGAGAATTAATGCAATTGCTATCACTGTATTCTGTCGAAGGCGAGCAAGATAGTGCCAGCCTTTATAGCATAACGGGGAAAAGCGTATTGTCTCAACTGAATCATATTCTTAAAGACATACCTCTACTGACTAAACAAGAAACTATTCAAAGCGCCTGGACGAAATGGAAAATGTCTCTAACAGATTTGATACATCAAGTGGAGTCAATGAAGCCTCAACTACCACGAAATCTGGTGATATTGCTTCTTATTTTATCAGGAGATATTAATGTACTGAAACAATATAGCGATAATTGGGCAATTCTACTTGTTTCTCAGATAATTTATAAGCACCAAACATTTAAACCATTGCAGTTGAAGTCAATATTAGAAGCTTCTATCAAGTGTACACTACTCCCAGATGGATCTATTCAAGAATTAGCAGGGCTAGATTCCAACACAAATAACCTCGTCATGGCAGTCATCAAAAGGGATATCAAAAAAATAGTACACTTGATCTTAGAAAGAGAAAATTGGTGGTTTGCAGTGCATTTCCTAGACCTTCTGTACATGGCAAATCTGGTTCCTGACACATATGATAGGTATTTCGTAGACGATGGTAATCCGTCTTTGCGAGAGTATACAGTATTAGAGTATTCAAAGACTTTAAGTTCAAATAACATGCCTATTCGAATTATTGCAGACTACTTAGCCTGTTGCACTATGTACGGGAAAGTGCATTTAACATATTACTTGGCTCACCAACCCATTAAATCCCAAAAAGATGCTGCCAAACTTATGTCCCTTTGTTCCGTATTTGGACTAAATGAATCTAATGGAGTTACCAAAACAATTTCGCATGTGATGATGAGGCAATCCCTAAGACATAAACACATATTAGGTGCTCTATCTTGGTCGTGCAAATCATGCAAATGGCAAACCGAAAAACTCGTAGAATCCGTCTTAGATAAATTCGTCATCAGCTTTGTTAACGTTCCAATAGACGATGTAGACAATCCAAGGTTCATATATCGGTTATTCCGTATGCAAAACACATTCAACTTGTTGATGTCTACTATGCGTCACATCTCGCCTaaagtacattttttaaatttttattctgaagCTCTGGATGCATATAAGAAAAGGGAATATCGGCAAGCTGAAACTCTTTTAATTGAAGCTATCTCGCTTGAAGGCGCCCCAAAAAAGTCTTGGCTATTGTTGATAGAAAATTGTATGCATATTGCATTGCAAGCTCTGCCTTCAGCTACAGAATATGCTCTTACACCGAAAAATATCTGCGTCTTAATAGAACGCTTGGAGGAATTACTGCTAGACAAAAACTCAGAAAAATGGTTCGAAAATTTCAGAGGATGTCAAGGCATCCAAATCCTAAATTTAAAGGCCTATGAAAGCTTTAAGCCGTCAATAGAGTGCACTTTTAAAAAAAAGATAGATAGTTTAAGGCTGGCTTTAATGCAGTTGTTAAAAGACGCCATTCTAGAAGGGAAGTAA
- the LOC126304663 gene encoding energy-dependent translational throttle protein EttA-like, translated as MARLIRSFLLSQSSKPQPLLSVHHQSYSAHFPLNNNSLYRSFCSLRSQFSFRYYGKCAHSSGGASSGQLVKNSFHPKNHLNSRGSHAPSSGQDKKSTKKHRPGRGVEGKFVYSLDDVSKFIGDVPLFENVSLKIFQRAKIGILGINGSGKSSLLRIIAGEDLDYEGSARTLGNYRIGYLPQEPELDPDKTVLENVLSGVPEKVSVLKTYNILKSRIDEGNFSLEDEQAYLKVKKVVDEEKLMDLQRRVEVSMDALRCPSGHLMVDNLSGGECRRISLCRLLISAPDILLLDEPTNHLDAESVAWLEHYLNEYKGVVFAITHDRYFLDNVAGWILEIDRGKAIPFDGNYTEWLAAKQIRLDLEKKKEASRLRQIKQELEWINTPPKGRQSKNKARIARYQQLFNESRTKGYEVGQIVIPPGPRLGDIVVKVHDLKISFDGRILFTGLNFVVQPGAVVGVIGPNGVGKSTLIKILIGELQPDQGSVHIGSTVSMCYVSQTRVELDDDETVVEAISEGNPTLWIGDKHCHIRAYISSFNLKGSIQERLVGSLSGGERNRVLLAKALKNGCNLLLLDEPSNDLDVDTLRSLEDAISTFSGSAIVISHDRWFLDRICTHILAFEGNSKVTFFDGNYSAYELDYRERLGKGPQARPTKYRRLVQA; from the exons ATGGCTCGCCTCATCAGATCTTTTTTACTTTCCCAGTCTAGTAAACCTCAGCCTTTACTGAGTGTTCATCATCAGTCTTATTCGGCTCACTTTCCTTTAAACAATAACTCACTTTACCGCTCTTTCTGTTCTCTACGATCTCAGTTTAGTTTTCGATACTACG GGAAATGCGCTCATTCATCTGGTGGTGCTTCTAGTGGCCAGTTGGTGAAAAATTCTTTTCACCCTAAAAATCACTTAAACAGTCGAGGTTCACATGCTCCTAGCTCCGGACAAGACAAAAAGTCTACTAAAAAACACCGGCCTGGACGCGGTGTTGAGGGTAAATTTGTATATTCATTGGATGATGTCTCCAAATTTATTGGAGATGTACCTTTGTTTGAAAACGTGTCCCTGAAAATTTTTCAAAG GGCAAAAATTGGAATCCTAGGAATCAATGGCAGCGGAAAGTCAAGTTTGCTACGTATTATTGCCGGAGAAGACCTCGACTATGAAGGTAGTGCCCGAACTTTAGGCAATTATCGTATCGGGTATCTTCCTCAGGAGCCTGAACTTGATCCTGATAAAACAGTTTTAGAGAATGTGCTAAGTGGAGTGCCAGAAAAAGTTTCTGTCTTAAAGACTTACAATATACTCAAAAGTAGGATAGATGAGGGGAATTTTAGTCTAGAAGATGAACAAGCATATTTGAAGGTTAAAAAAGTGGTGGATGAGGAAAAACTGATGGACTTACAGCGCCGAGTTGAGGTTTCGATGGACGCACTTCGTTGTCCCTCTGGCCATCTAATGGTTGATAATTTGTCAGGCGGTGAGTGTCGTCGTATCTCTTTATGCCGATTGCTTATTTCGGCTCCAGATATCCTCTTACTTGATGAGCCTACTAATCATTTGGATGCAGAGTCGGTTGCATGGTTAGAACACTACTTAAATGAATACAAAGGTGTAGTATTTGCTATTACACACGATCGTTATTTTCTAGACAATGTTGCTGGGTGGATTCTCGAGATTGATCGTGGAAAAGCAATTCCATTTGATGGTAACTATACTGAGTGGCTGGCTGCTAAGCAAATTCGGTTGGATTTAGAGAAAAAAAAGGAAGCGTCACGCCTTCGCCAGATCAAGCAAGAGCTTGAATGGATCAACACTCCCCCTAAAGGTCGTCAATCTAAAAATAAGGCTCGTATCGCCCGTTATCAGCAACTTTTTAATGAGAGCCGAACCAAAGGATATGAAGTAGGCCAAATTGTAATCCCTCCTGGACCTCGCCTTGGAGACATAGTTGTTAAGGTACACGATCTCAAGATTAGTTTTGATGGTAGGATCCTTTTTACGGGCCTGAATTTTGTGGTTCAACCTGGTGCAGTCGTTGGTGTAATCGGCCCCAACGGTGTTGGTAAATCGACCTTGATCAAAATCCTGATTGGGGAGCTCCAACCAGACCAAGGTTCTGTGCATATTGGTTCCACCGTATCTATGTGTTATGTTTCGCAAACTCGCGTTGAACTAGATGACGATGAAACCGTAGTTGAAGCCATTTCTGAGGGTAATCCAACCCTTTGGATCGGGGACAAGCACTGCCACATTCGTGCATATATTTCTTCTTTTAACTTGAAGGGCTCAATACAAGAGCGGCTTGTTGGCAGTTTATCTGGTGGTGAACGTAACCGCGTCCTTTTAGCTAAGGCTCTTAAAAATGGCTGTAACCTTCTTTTGCTTGACGAACCTTCCAATGATTTAGATGTCGATACTCTTCGGTCTCTAGAAGATGCCATTTCTACATTTTCTGGCAGCGCAATTGTCATCTCTCATGATCGCTGGTTCCTTGATCGAATATGCACTCACATTCTGGCTTTCGAGGGCAACTCAAAGGTCACCTTTTTTGATGGTAATTATTCTGCCTATGAACTTGACTATCGCGAACGTTTAGGAAAAGGTCCTCAAGCCCGTCCCACCAAATACAGACGCTTAGTTCAGGCTTAA